From Micromonospora echinospora:
GGTGCCCACCACCTACCGGATCGGTGACCCGGTGGCGATCGACGGCCGCTCGGTGCTCAACGGCCGCGAGCACGTCCGCCTCGTCGAAGGGCCGTACGCCGGACGCTGGCTCGGCTTCGGCGCGGTGATCCGCCGCTGACCGGACCGCCGCGCCGGCGTCGGCCGGCGCGGCGGCTCAGCGGCCCTCGGCGTCGTCCATGGCCCGGTAGATGCGCTGCTCGGAGACCGGGTACGGGGTGCCGAGGGCCTGCGCGAACACGTTCACCCGCAGCTCCTCGATCATCCAGCGGATCTGCCGGGCAGCCGCCGCCTGGCGCCGGGCGGGCGGCAGCGCCGCGAGCATGTCCTGGTACTCCTTCTGCACCACGGCGATCCGGTCCTGCTGAGACTTGTCCCGCTGCGGGTTGCCGGGCAGCCGGTCCAGCCGCCGCTCGATCGCGGTCAGGTAGCGCAGCAGGTCGGGCATGCGCGCGTAGCCGGCCTCGGTGATGAAGCCCTTGTGCACCAGGCCGGTGAGCTGGTTACGGATGTCGGCCAGCGCGGCCACCACCGCGAGGTTCCGGGTCGCGCCGAGCCGCTGCTCCACCGCGTACGCGGCGGCCAGCACCCGCCGGACCCGATCCATCACCTCGACGACCGTGTCCACCAGGTCGGCCCGCACCTTGTCGCGCAGCGCGGCGAAGCCCTCGGCGTCCCAGGCCGGGCCGCCCGCGTCGCCGATCAGCTTGTCGATCGCCGCCCCGGCCGCGTCCTCGATCAGCTCCGGCACGCTGCCGTGCGGGTTGCGGGACAGCGCCAGCTTCGCCTCGTTGCTCAGCCGCCCCTGAAGGAACTTCGCCGGTGACGGCAGCGTCAGCCGCAGCAGTCGCCGGGTGCCCGCCCAGTGCGCGGCCTCCTGTTCGGCGGCCGAGTCGAACACCTTCACCCCGACGGTGGCGCCCTCGTCCACCAGCGCCGGGTACGCGGTCACCGCGAAGCCGGCGCGGACCTGCTCGATGGTGCGCGGCAGCGCGCCGATCGACCACTCGGTCAGGCCGGAACGTGCGACGTCCGGCGCGGCGGCGGCCACGACCTGGCGTACCTCCTGGCGCAGCTCGCGTTGCAGCGCCGGCAGGTCCTTGCCCTCGGCGACCGGCTTGTCGTCGTCGCCGAGCACCCGGAACGTGACCCGCAGGTGCGGCGGCAGCCTGTCCAGGTCCCACGCGTCCGCCGGGACCGTCACCCCGGTCATCCGGCGCAACTGCCGGGTCAGCGCGGCCAGCAGCGGCTCCTCGCCCGGCGTGATCGCGGCCAGCGCGGCCCGCGCGTAGTCGGGCACCGGCACGAAGTTGCGCCGCACAGGCTTGGGCAGCGACCGGATCAGCGCGACGACAAGCTCCTCGCGCAGCCCCGGCACCTGCCAGTCGAAGCTCTCCGCCGGCACCTGATTGAGCAGCGGCAACGGGATGTCCACAGTGACGCCGTCGGCGGGCGCGGTCGGGTCGAACGTGTACGTCAGCGGCAGCGTCACGCCGTCGGCCCGCCACTCGTCCGGGTAGTCCTCCTCGTCCACCCCGCCGCGACCGTCGTTGACGAGCAGCTCGCGGGTGAACGTGAGCAGGTCCGGCTGCTCCCGGCGGGTCTTCTTCCACCAGGAGTCGAAATGCCGGCCGGAGACCACGTCGGCGGGGATGCGCTGGTCGTAGAAGGCGAAGATGCTCTCGTCGTCGACCAGGATGTCGCGCCGCCGGGCCCGGTTCTCCAGCTCCTCGATCTCGGTCAGCAGTCGCTGGTTGTCCCGCCAGAAGTGGTGGTGGGTCTGCCAGTCGCCCTCCACCAGGGCGTGCCTGATGAACAGCTCCCGGCTCAGCGCCGCATCGATCCGCCCGAAGTTCACCTTGCGGGAGGTGACGAGCGGGATGCCGTACAGCGTGACCTTCTCGTAGGCCATCACCGCGGCCTGCTTCTTCTCCCAGTGCGGCTCGCTGTAGCTGCGCTTGACCAGGTGCTGGGCCAGCGGCTCGACCCACTCCGGCTCGACCCGCCCGGCCACCCGGCCCCACAGCCGCGACGTCTCCACTAGCTCGGCGGCCATCACCCAGCGCGGCGGCTTCTTGAACAACGCGGATCCGGGGAAGACGGCGAACTTCGCGCCCCGCGCGCCCAGGTATTCGTGTTTCTGCGCGTCCTTGAGGCCGAGGTGCGACAGCAGGCCGGGCAGCAGCGACTGGTGCACCTTCGGGGTGTCGATCTCCTCCGGCAGGTCGGCGCCGGCGCCGCGCCGGCCCTCACCCATGTCCGAGGTACGCAGGACCTGGCGCAACTGGCTGACGATGTCCTGCCACTCGCGTACCCGCAGGTAGTTGAGGTATTCGGCCTTGCACATCCGGCGGAACGCGCTGGAGGACAGCTCCCGCTGCTTCTCCCGCAGGTAGCGCCACAGGTTCAGGTACGCGACGAAGTCCGACTCTTTGTCGGCGAACCGGGCGTGCGCCTGGTCGGCCTGGGCCTGCTTGTCGGCCGGGCGTTCGCGCGGGTCCTGGATGGACAGCGCGGCGGCGATCACCACCACCTCGGTGGCGCAGCCGTTGCGCTCGCCTTCCAGGACCATCCGGGCCAGCCGGGGGTCGACCGGGAGCTGCGCCAGCCGGCGGCCCAGCGCGGTGAGCCGCTTCGCCGGGTCGGTCTCGGCCGGGTCGAGCGCGCCCAGCTCGTGCAGCAGGTTGACGCCGTCGGTGATGTTGCGCCGGTCCGGCGGGTCGATGAACGGGAACGCGGCGACGTCGCCGAGCCCGATCGCCGTCATCTGGAGGATGACCGAGGCCAGGTTGGTACGCAGGATCTCCGGGTCGGTGAACTCGGGCCGGGAGTCGAAGTCCTGCTCGTCGTAGAGGCGGATGCAGATACCGTCCGAGGTACGCCCGCAGCGGCCCTTGCGCTGGTTGGCGCTGGCCTGCGAGACCGGCTCGATCGGCAGCCGCTGCACCTTGAGCCGGCTGGAGTAGCGGGAGATCCGGGCGGTGCCCGGGTCCACCACGTACTTGATACCCGGCACGGTCAGCGAGGTCTCCGCGACGTTGGTGGCCAGCACCACCCGGCGGTTGCTGTGCGCGGCGAAGACCCGGTGCTGCTCGGCGGTGGAGAGCCGGGCGTACAGCGGCAGGATCTCGGTGCCGAGCAGCGACCGCTTGGACTGCACCAGCTTGCCCAGCGCGTCGGCGGTGTCCCGGATCTCCCGCTCGCCGCTGAGGAACACCAGGATGTCGCCCGGCCCCTCGGCGGCCAGCTCCTCGACCGCGTCGCCGATGGCCTGGATCTGGTCCCGGACGTTCTCCTCGTCGGCCTCGTCCTCCTCCTCGGCCTCGGTGACCTCGACCAGCGGCCGGTAGCGGACCTCCACCGGGTAGGTGCGCCCGGACACCTCGACCACCGGCGCCGGGTTGCCCTCGGCGTCGGCGAAGTGCTTCGCGAACCGGTCGGTCTCGATGGTCGCCGAGGTGATGACCACCTTGAGGTCGGGCCGGCGGGGCAGGAGCTGCCTGAGATAGCCGAGGATGAAGTCGATGTTGAGGCTGCGCTCGTGCGCCTCGTCGATGATCAGCGTGTCGTACTGCCGCAGCATCCGGTCGGTCTGCAACTCGGCCAGCAGGATGCCGTCGGTCATCAGCTTGACCAGGCTGTTCTCGCCCACCTGGTCGGTGAAGCGCACCTTGTAGCCGACCACGTCGCCCAGCTCGGTGCCGAGTTCGTCGGCGATGCGGTCGGCGACCGTGCGGGCCGCCAGCCGACGGGGCTGGGTGTGCCCGATCAGGCCGGTGATCCCGCGCCCCAGCTCCAGGCAGATCTTGGGCAGCTGGGTGGTCTTCCCCGAGCCGGTCTCACCGGCCACGATCACCACCTGGTGGTCGCGGATCGCGGCGGCGATGTCGTCCTTACGCTCGCTCACCGGCAACTGCGGCGGATAGGCGATCGCCGGCACCGCCGCGCGGCGCGCCTGGAGCCGGGCCTCCGCGCGGGTCACCTCGGCCGTGATCTCGGCCAGCGCCGCCTCCCGCCGCTGCGGGTCACGCAGCCGCCGCACGCCGTCGAGCCGCCGCTGGAGGCGGCGCTGGTCGCGGAACATCAGCGGGGCGAGGCGGCGGTGCAGGTCGCGGGCGGTCTCAGGGGCGGCGGGTACGGCTGGATTCTGCATGTCGTCGCCAAGGATAGGCAGCCGCGCGGCGGACCGCCCCCGGGTTACCGGGCGCCGGGCGCGCCGCCACCGGCCGGACCGCCCCACGGGGATAAAGTTGCCGCCGACGGGGCCGACGAGGGGCGGGGATGATCATGCGGGACACCGACCGGGCGCTCGTGCAGGCCGCCACCGCCGTGGCCAAACTGCGCTGCCGCAGCGACAACCACACAGTCGCCGCCGCCGTGCGCAGCACCGACGGCCGGGTGTTCAGCGGCGTGAACGTCTACCACTTCACCGGCGGCCCGTGCGCCGAGGTGGTGGCGATCGGCGCCGCCGCGACCCAGGGCGCCGGCGAGCTGGAGACGATCGTCGCGGTGGGGGACCGGGGCCGCGGCGTCATCCCGCCGTGCGGGCGCTGCCGCCAGGTGCTGCTCGACTACTTCCCGTCGATCAAGGTGATCGTCGGGCCGCCGGACGGGCTGCGCGCCGTGCCGGTGACCGACCTGCTGCCCGAGACGTACGTCTGGTCGGACCAGCAGGTCGAGGTGCCGGCCGGGCCGCGCGCCCCGCTGTGGCCGACACCGGTGGTGCCGGGCGTCCGGCAGGCCGCCGAGGACTGACCGGCGCGCCGGTCCGGCGTGGTGAGCCGTGACGCTCAGTCGCCGGCGGCGGCCTCCAGCATCGAGCGGGGCACCGGCACCTGCTCGAAGCGGACCTGACCCTCCGGCACCATCCAGCTGCTCACCTGCGCGACCAGATGGCCCGCGCGTACCGCCGGGTCGTTGGCGTAGAGCTCACGGGCCATCTGCGGGTCCACCGACAGCACCGCGAAGCCGCGGATCCGCTCGTCGTCGCCGTCCAGGAACGGCCCGGCCGCGAGCACCGCGCCCTGCTCCACCAGCCCGGCCTGGTGCGCCAGGTGGGCGTCCTGGATCCGGTCGAGGGCGTCGGGCGGCAGGTCCGGCGCGTCGTCCGGGCGGACCAGGAGCACCACCGTGTGCCTGTCGAATCGCATGTCCTCAGGCTAGGTGCTGCCGGGCGTGCAGTGCCCGGATCGACCAGTCCAGCACCGGCGCCAGGCTCTCGGGCGGTGGCCAGCCGTTTACCACGGAGAGCAGATCCAGGTACCGCTCCCGGCGAGGGTCGCGCGCGGTCCGCAACCGGTCCAGCATCCGCCGGCGCAGGTCGGCGTCCTCCGGCCGGCCGCAGAGCTGCGCGTACCGGTCTGCCGCCCTGTCCAGGACGGGGTCGGCCCCGGGTGAGTCCGGCTCGACACCGGCGGCCAGCGCCGGGGCCACCTCCTCCCGGACCACGGCCACCACGTCCCGGCGTACGCCCTCGGTGCCCGTCCGGTCGGCCGCGTGCTGCTCGGCCAGCCGGCGCAGCCCGGCCCGGAATTCCGGGTCCAGAGCCAGCTCGGCCAGCTCCACCCACGCCTCGATCTGGCAGTCGTCCGGATCGTCCGGCAGCTCCGGCGTGAGCGACCGGCGGATGCCCGCGAACCCCGGATCGGTCAGCCCGCCGAAGGACGCGTCGAGGAACTCGTCGACCAGCCGCCGTCGCTCCCGCCTTGCCAGCTCGGCCAGCCGGTGCAGCAGGTTTGCCTGCGACGGGGTGGCCCCGCGCCGGGCGATCACCGTGAGCACCGCGCGGCGCGACCGCAGCAGCCGGATCTGCGCGGTCAACGCGTCCGCGTGCGCCGAGGCGACCTCGGCCAGGGCGACCTCCCGGGTCACCACCCGGCGCACGGTGGGCAGGTCCACGCCCAGCTCGCGCAACGTCCGTACCAGGTCGAGCCGGGCCACCGCGGCCGCGTCGTAGCGGCGGTGACCGGCCGGTCCCCGGTCGGTGGGCGGCACGATGCCACGGTCGGACCAGAACCGGATGGTCTTCACCGGCAGCCCGGTCCGCCGGGCCAGGTCACCGATCGAGTAGCGCTCCGCACCGTCCATGCGCCCACCATCGCGCCTCCCCCCGGTGGAGGCGCAACCCCATCGACAGCGCCCGCTTAGGTACGCCTTAGCAGGTCAGCTAAGGTAAGGCGCACCTAACCGGAAGGCCAAGATCCCTCGTGACCACCGTCGCCGTCCGGCCCGCGCGGGCCGGGGCTCCCGTCCGCCGCGGCACCGTCCGCCGCGTCGCGGTCACCGTGGCGGCGGCGCTCCTGCTCCTGCTGGCGCTGCTGGCCAGCCTGGCGCTCGGCAGCCGGCACCTCCCCGTCGACCAGGTGTGGCACGCGCTGGTGTCCCCGGACGGCGGCGACGCGACCACAGTCGTCCGGGACATGCGGCTGCCGCGTACCGCCCTCGGGCTGGTCGTCGGCCTCGCGCTGGCGCTGGCCGGGGTGCTGTTCCAGGCGGTCACCCGCAATCCGCTGGCCGAGCCGCGCATCCTCGGCATCAGCGCCGGGGCCTCGTTCGGCGTGGTGCTGGCCATCGCCGTGTTCGGAGTCGGCACGCTCGCCGGGTACGTCTGGTTCGGCATCGCCGGCGCGTTGCTCACCGGGCTGCTCGTGTTCGCCGTCGCCAACCGCGCCCGCGACGGCGCCAGCCCGGTCACCCTCGCGCTCGTCGGCGCGGCCCTCGACGCCGGTCTCGGCGCCCTCGTGTACGCGCTGCTCGTCATCGACGCCCGCACGTTCGAGGAGTACCGCTTCTGGGTGGTCGGCGGGCTGACCGGCCGGGACGTCGGCGTGGCCGGCCAGGTGCTTCCGTTCGTGGCGGCCGGGGTGGTGCTGGCCCTGCTGGCCGCCCGTGGCCTGGACGCGCTCGCCCTCGGCGACGACGTGGCCCGGGGACTCGGCCACCGGGTCGCCCTGGTCCGGCTCGCCGCCGGCGGCGGTGGCGTGCTGCTCACCGGCGCCGCGGTGGCCGCCGCCGGGCCGATCGCCTTCGTCGGGCTCGCGGTGCCGCACCTGGCCCGGGCGCTCGTGGGCGCCGACCATCGGTGGACGCTGCTGGTCGCCGCGCTGCTCGGTCCCGCGCTGCTGCTCACGGCCGACGTGGCCGGCCGCCTGGTCGCCCCGCCCGGCGAGATCCCCGCCGGCATCATCACCGCCCTGCTCGGCGCCCCGCTGCTGGCCTACCTGGTCCACCGAGCCAAAACGGTGACGACATGACCACCCCGGTCCCAGGCCCCCGCGATCTTGCACTTGCCGCCCCGGCGAAAGGGGCGATCCCGGCGCCGTCGGGGCAGCAAGTGCAAGATCAACGACGCGGGCCTCGGAGGGCCGGGCGCGGGGTTCTGCGGGTCGGGGCGGTGGTGGTGGTGCCGTTCCGGTGGCGGCCGGTCGTGCTGGCAGTGGTGCTGTTCGTGCTGCTCTGCCTCGCGGTGGTGGTCAGCCTGTCGCTGGGGACGCCGTACGTGGCCCCCGTCGACGTGCTGCGCTCGCTCTCCGGCGCGGGCACCCCGTACGACCTCGTGGTGCGCGACCTGCGACTGCCCCGCGCGGTCCTCGCGGCGGTCGCCGGGGCGGCCTTCGGCGTGGCCGGCACGCTGATCCAGAGCGTCGCCCGCAACCCGCTGGCCAGCCCCGACGTCATCGGCGTCACCCAGGGCGCCGGACTGGCCGCCACGATCGCGCTGACCAGCGGCGCGGCGGCGGTGCTGGTGGCGCCGGCGGCGCTGCTCGGCGGCCTGGCCGCGGCGGTGCTGGTGTTCGCGCTGGGCGCCCGGCACGGCCTGGCCGCCCAGCGGTTCGTGCTGGCAGGCGTGGCGGTGGCGTTCGCGTTCCGGGCGCTGATCGAGGTCGTCATGCTCACCGCCGACCCGATCGACGGGCTGCGTGCGCAGATCTGGCTGATCGGCTCGCTCGCCGGCAAGGGATGGAGCGAGGCGGCCTGGATCGCCGGCACGCTCGCCGTGCTGCTGCCGGTGCTCCTCTGGGCCGGCTGGGCGCTGCGCAGCAGCACGCTCGACGACGACACCGCGCGGGGGATCGGCCTGCGGCCGGTGGCCCGGCGCATGGGGCTGGCCGGTACCGGCGTGCTGGCCGCGGCCATGGTCACCGCCCAGGTGGGCGCGGTGGACTTCGTGGCGCTCGTCGCCCCGCAGGTGGCCCGCCGGCTGGCCCGGACCGAGCGACCGCCGCTGCTCTGCGCCGCGCTGCTGGGCGCGTTGCTGCTGGTGCTCGCCGACCTGGGCGCCCGGCGGCTGCTGGCGCCCACCCAACTGCCGGCCGGTGTGCTGACCGCGGCGATCGGCGGCCCGTACCTGATCTTCGTGCTGCTGCGTACCCGAGGGAGGCGCTCGTGACCGCGCTGCTGTCCACCCGCGACCTGGTCGTCGGGTACGAGGGCCGGACCGTGCTGGACGGACTGGACCTCGACCTGCCGGCCGACACGTTCACCGTGATCGTCGGCCCGAACGCCTGCGGCAAGTCGACGCTGCTGCGCACCATGGCCCGCCTGCTGACCCCCCGGCGGGGCGCGGTGCTGCTCGACGGCGCGGCGATCCGGGACCTGCCCACCCGGGACGTGGCCCGGCGGCTCGGCGTGCTGCCGCAGAGCCCGCTGGTGCCCGAGGGGATCACCGTGGCCGACCTGGTCGGGCGGGGCCGGCAGCCCTACCAGCGCTGGTGGCGGCAGTGGTCGGCCGAGGACGGGCGGGCGGTCGAGGAGGCCATGCGGCTGGCCGACGTCGCGGGGCTGGCCGACCGGGCGGTGGACACGCTCTCCGGCGGCCAGCGCCAGCGGGTGTGGATCGCCATGACGCTGGCCCAGGACACCGACGCGCTGCTGCTGGACGAGC
This genomic window contains:
- a CDS encoding MerR family transcriptional regulator, with product MDGAERYSIGDLARRTGLPVKTIRFWSDRGIVPPTDRGPAGHRRYDAAAVARLDLVRTLRELGVDLPTVRRVVTREVALAEVASAHADALTAQIRLLRSRRAVLTVIARRGATPSQANLLHRLAELARRERRRLVDEFLDASFGGLTDPGFAGIRRSLTPELPDDPDDCQIEAWVELAELALDPEFRAGLRRLAEQHAADRTGTEGVRRDVVAVVREEVAPALAAGVEPDSPGADPVLDRAADRYAQLCGRPEDADLRRRMLDRLRTARDPRRERYLDLLSVVNGWPPPESLAPVLDWSIRALHARQHLA
- a CDS encoding ABC transporter ATP-binding protein → MTALLSTRDLVVGYEGRTVLDGLDLDLPADTFTVIVGPNACGKSTLLRTMARLLTPRRGAVLLDGAAIRDLPTRDVARRLGVLPQSPLVPEGITVADLVGRGRQPYQRWWRQWSAEDGRAVEEAMRLADVAGLADRAVDTLSGGQRQRVWIAMTLAQDTDALLLDEPTTYLDLAHQVEVLDLLHRLRAERGRTVVAVLHDLNQAARYAGHLIAMRDGAVVAAGPPRDILTADLVRDVFGLDCVVVPCPVSGAPLVVPALTQSTRAERAATRNAAAQPAATQTSAVPAATPATSGIPVGDA
- the hrpA gene encoding ATP-dependent RNA helicase HrpA produces the protein MQNPAVPAAPETARDLHRRLAPLMFRDQRRLQRRLDGVRRLRDPQRREAALAEITAEVTRAEARLQARRAAVPAIAYPPQLPVSERKDDIAAAIRDHQVVIVAGETGSGKTTQLPKICLELGRGITGLIGHTQPRRLAARTVADRIADELGTELGDVVGYKVRFTDQVGENSLVKLMTDGILLAELQTDRMLRQYDTLIIDEAHERSLNIDFILGYLRQLLPRRPDLKVVITSATIETDRFAKHFADAEGNPAPVVEVSGRTYPVEVRYRPLVEVTEAEEEDEADEENVRDQIQAIGDAVEELAAEGPGDILVFLSGEREIRDTADALGKLVQSKRSLLGTEILPLYARLSTAEQHRVFAAHSNRRVVLATNVAETSLTVPGIKYVVDPGTARISRYSSRLKVQRLPIEPVSQASANQRKGRCGRTSDGICIRLYDEQDFDSRPEFTDPEILRTNLASVILQMTAIGLGDVAAFPFIDPPDRRNITDGVNLLHELGALDPAETDPAKRLTALGRRLAQLPVDPRLARMVLEGERNGCATEVVVIAAALSIQDPRERPADKQAQADQAHARFADKESDFVAYLNLWRYLREKQRELSSSAFRRMCKAEYLNYLRVREWQDIVSQLRQVLRTSDMGEGRRGAGADLPEEIDTPKVHQSLLPGLLSHLGLKDAQKHEYLGARGAKFAVFPGSALFKKPPRWVMAAELVETSRLWGRVAGRVEPEWVEPLAQHLVKRSYSEPHWEKKQAAVMAYEKVTLYGIPLVTSRKVNFGRIDAALSRELFIRHALVEGDWQTHHHFWRDNQRLLTEIEELENRARRRDILVDDESIFAFYDQRIPADVVSGRHFDSWWKKTRREQPDLLTFTRELLVNDGRGGVDEEDYPDEWRADGVTLPLTYTFDPTAPADGVTVDIPLPLLNQVPAESFDWQVPGLREELVVALIRSLPKPVRRNFVPVPDYARAALAAITPGEEPLLAALTRQLRRMTGVTVPADAWDLDRLPPHLRVTFRVLGDDDKPVAEGKDLPALQRELRQEVRQVVAAAAPDVARSGLTEWSIGALPRTIEQVRAGFAVTAYPALVDEGATVGVKVFDSAAEQEAAHWAGTRRLLRLTLPSPAKFLQGRLSNEAKLALSRNPHGSVPELIEDAAGAAIDKLIGDAGGPAWDAEGFAALRDKVRADLVDTVVEVMDRVRRVLAAAYAVEQRLGATRNLAVVAALADIRNQLTGLVHKGFITEAGYARMPDLLRYLTAIERRLDRLPGNPQRDKSQQDRIAVVQKEYQDMLAALPPARRQAAAARQIRWMIEELRVNVFAQALGTPYPVSEQRIYRAMDDAEGR
- a CDS encoding cytidine deaminase family protein, with amino-acid sequence MIMRDTDRALVQAATAVAKLRCRSDNHTVAAAVRSTDGRVFSGVNVYHFTGGPCAEVVAIGAAATQGAGELETIVAVGDRGRGVIPPCGRCRQVLLDYFPSIKVIVGPPDGLRAVPVTDLLPETYVWSDQQVEVPAGPRAPLWPTPVVPGVRQAAED
- a CDS encoding FecCD family ABC transporter permease; protein product: MTTVAVRPARAGAPVRRGTVRRVAVTVAAALLLLLALLASLALGSRHLPVDQVWHALVSPDGGDATTVVRDMRLPRTALGLVVGLALALAGVLFQAVTRNPLAEPRILGISAGASFGVVLAIAVFGVGTLAGYVWFGIAGALLTGLLVFAVANRARDGASPVTLALVGAALDAGLGALVYALLVIDARTFEEYRFWVVGGLTGRDVGVAGQVLPFVAAGVVLALLAARGLDALALGDDVARGLGHRVALVRLAAGGGGVLLTGAAVAAAGPIAFVGLAVPHLARALVGADHRWTLLVAALLGPALLLTADVAGRLVAPPGEIPAGIITALLGAPLLAYLVHRAKTVTT
- a CDS encoding FecCD family ABC transporter permease; the encoded protein is MPFRWRPVVLAVVLFVLLCLAVVVSLSLGTPYVAPVDVLRSLSGAGTPYDLVVRDLRLPRAVLAAVAGAAFGVAGTLIQSVARNPLASPDVIGVTQGAGLAATIALTSGAAAVLVAPAALLGGLAAAVLVFALGARHGLAAQRFVLAGVAVAFAFRALIEVVMLTADPIDGLRAQIWLIGSLAGKGWSEAAWIAGTLAVLLPVLLWAGWALRSSTLDDDTARGIGLRPVARRMGLAGTGVLAAAMVTAQVGAVDFVALVAPQVARRLARTERPPLLCAALLGALLLVLADLGARRLLAPTQLPAGVLTAAIGGPYLIFVLLRTRGRRS
- a CDS encoding YciI family protein, with the translated sequence MRFDRHTVVLLVRPDDAPDLPPDALDRIQDAHLAHQAGLVEQGAVLAAGPFLDGDDERIRGFAVLSVDPQMARELYANDPAVRAGHLVAQVSSWMVPEGQVRFEQVPVPRSMLEAAAGD